Proteins encoded in a region of the Pelmatolapia mariae isolate MD_Pm_ZW linkage group LG16_19, Pm_UMD_F_2, whole genome shotgun sequence genome:
- the LOC134644477 gene encoding cell surface A33 antigen-like produces MDRQLVWGKLFLILTVLSCCKSLQVSIPKNEYEAEKGGSVDLTCSWVPANPSLTDYILRWDVFPEITGDPKPVATAWYGKPVEISPAYEGRASLDVDPNTRVSTLHLTQLTMQENRHFQCSVLIYGDDDGTTVVTTSLLVLVRPSPPICKLQGSAEYFQNVTLTCLSEEASPEPTYDWKSFGVDNIPRQFPPKATQKDGVLSLFNITRETSGYYICTSQNRIGSASCNFTLAVMPASMKIGSTAAIIGGVLAGLLVVGILIFCLCRRRSKKNKYPEGSPEEMRYYDQDAAEGEEPYSDDKSNSEKKQASQNEDNDVAPQKITRVEEVVQKFADDQYSYNSSKERYEGKGSDIDSHRYQDDQRDHYGGNRDRLDDQHVRYGGSRDRLDDQRDRYGGSRDRLDDQRDRYGGSRDRLDDQRDRYGGSRDRLDDHRERYGGSRDRLDDQRDRYGGSRDRLDDQRERYGGSRDRLDDRRDYYRGSRDRLDDYSRDDRGDRYSGSRDRLDYSDRNQ; encoded by the exons ATGGACAGGCAGCTTGTATGGGGAAAGCTGTTTCTGATACTCACAG TGCTGTCCTGCTGCAAGAGTTTGCAGGTGTCCATTCCAAAAAATGAATATGAGGCTGAAAAAGGAGGCAGTGTTGACTTGACCTGCTCCTGGGTCCCTGCAAATCCCTCATTGACCGACTATATACTCCGATGGGATGTCTTCCCAGAAATTACTGGAGACCCA aaACCTGTGGCTACTGCATGGTATGGCAAACCAGTTGAAATTTCCCCAGCTTATGAAGGCAGAGCATCCTTGGACGTTGACCCTAACACTCGAGTGAGCACACTGCATTTAACACAGCTCACCATGCAGGAAAACCGCCATTTCCAGTGCAGTGTCCTTATatatggtgatgatgatggaaCAACAGTTGTCACCACCTCCCTTTTGGTCCTGG TCCGTCCCTCTCCACCAATCTGCAAGCTTCAGGGAAGTGCAGAATATTTTCAAAATGTTACACTCACCTGTTTGTCTGAGGAGGCATCCCCAGAACCCACCTACGACTGGAAGAGCTTTGGTGTCGACAACATTCCCAGACAATTTCCACCTAAAGCAACTCAAA AGGATGGAGTCCTATCTCTCTTCAATATAACAAGGGAGACATCTGGGTACTATATTTGTACATCACAAAATCGAATTGGTTCTGCCAGTTGCAACTTTACTTTGGCTGTGATGCCTG CCAGCATGAAAATTGGATCCACAGCAGCTATAATAGGAGGAGTCCTCGCAGGGCTCCTGGTGGTGGGGATTCTCATCTTCTGTCTTTGTCGGAGAAGGAGCAAGAAGAATAAATATCCTGAGGG TTCCCCTGAAGAAATGAGGTATTACGACCAAGATGCTGCTGAAGGTGAAGAACCATACTCGGACGACAAGTCAAACAGCGAGAAAAAACAGGCCAGCCAGAATGAGGATAATGATGTGGCACCTCAAAAAATTACCAGAGTCGAAGAAGTTGTgcagaagtttgcagatgatCAGTACAGTTACAATAGCAGCAAAGAAAGGTATGAAGGCAAGGGCAGTGATATAGACTCTCACCGGTACCAGGACGACCAGCGTGACCATTATGGTGGTAACCGGGATCGTCTTGATGATCAACACGTACGTTACGGTGGTAGTAGAGATCGCCTTGATGATCAGCGCGATCGTTACGGTGGTAGTCGAGATCGCCTTGATGATCAGCGTGATCGTTACGGTGGTAGTAGAGATCGCCTTGATGATCAGCGCGATCGTTACGGTGGTAGCCGGGATCGCCTTGATGATCACCGCGAACGTTACGGTGGTAGTCGAGATCGCCTTGATGATCAGCGCGATCGTTACGGTGGTAGCCGGGATCGCCTGGATGATCAACGTGAACGCTACGGTGGAAGTCGTGATCGCCTTGATGATCGCCGTGACTATTATCGCGGTAGCCGAGATCGCCTTGACGATTACAGTCGAGATGACCGCGGTGATCGCTATAGTGGTAGCCGAGATCGACTTGATTACAGTGACAGAAACCAGTAA